A window of the Budorcas taxicolor isolate Tak-1 chromosome 10, Takin1.1, whole genome shotgun sequence genome harbors these coding sequences:
- the LOC128053879 gene encoding 40S ribosomal protein S12-like produces MAEEGIAAGGVMDVNTALQEVLKTALIHDGLARGIREAAKALDKRQAHLCVLASNCDEPMYVKLGEALCAEHQINLIKVDDNKKLGEWVGLCKIDREGKPRKVVGCSCVVVKDYGKESQAKDVIEEYFKCKK; encoded by the coding sequence ATGGCCGAGGAAGGCATTGCTGCTGGAGGTGTAATGGACGTTAATACTGCTCTGCAAGAGGTGCTGAAGACCGCCCTCATCCACGATGGCTTAGCACGTGGAATTCGCGAAGCTGCGAAAGCTTTAGACAAGCGCCAAGCCCATCTATGTGTGCTTGCATCCAACTGTGATGAGCCTATGTATGTCAAGTTGGGGGAGGCCCTTTGTGCTGAGCATCAAATCAACCTGATTAAGGTTGATGACAACAAGAAACTAGGGGAATGGGTAGGCCTCTGTAAAATTGACAGAGAGGGAAAACCCCGTAAAGTGGTTGGTTGCAGTTGTGTGGTGGTTAAGGACTATGGCAAAGAATCTCAGGCCAAGGATGTCATCGAGGAGTACTTCAAATGCaagaaatga